The Pocillopora verrucosa isolate sample1 chromosome 2, ASM3666991v2, whole genome shotgun sequence genome has a segment encoding these proteins:
- the LOC131790280 gene encoding uncharacterized protein isoform X6, which translates to MDPPLQIMTETSESEGSDEILFEPPPMFASSDEAEVKEEVEDSDVFENGYEGDLPSPVIPSSLLEVQPQEDKRFHNLALEVWTEDDCVDWLDFIGLGHFATEFREHHVDGRVLKNINFQLLEEIGINSPDEREVILSEIYRRFHPEEEDMFEMEIQGALQSASEKEKMKIMAVLNALRSPAFQAELGLDTSTGSSSPHGSEAGFYMGAETGSISSGVTTGSEDHSQDINMPPPPPPPSWSQTAKKTKSLGRELDDYEIIPRAGKSKKPGKTSKDKDKSGEKSSKSEKHGRKEKKHKRVTRLLDSLSLSTSSSKLTKLFHHSSSSSSSATKKLNPTMQYLLQAGPQGLIRIWPTALSEEMNYCSFMVNMTTTSAEIIKLVFEKYELVDDPRRYYVCEMGLGKGGSRHDLTDADCPLLRQCRWTDPDKQRFELRSRDEGVIKMLFELEGYEDDLDYRSIPLSAKTPCTEALELIVKKFQLPGKANEYYLVEVSEECEDDREEVADHVCPLRLQMAWSAPDHVFRLCRRPTDSSTDVNDDNKDTVDGWMTDATEDASQEPGITSEVSSVRDEDELEFAPVPGSVEGNEIKEEISEDLMEGLNELDQVIDEESEVIASQELEAVRHELAAKEEELKELRLRSDTLNEREDELISLRRENEELKMRSVARGKLSEKDESLVEKDHALEELRQENKELRRRIDDLEEKLKNETALRDREIERLYARNNELSSNEKELENLRQLRDTCDSQEKELEKLRLMNQESSSGQNELASRLAELKQKHNELLMEVNEMEKLKQVNRELTRKVDEGDMFRQELEKSQAQKKELVEKLKELERERRESKKGENDRVENLRQKNLEVAAKSKDAEEMKTNIIKLTAQMREMEKQSQERANKLQKELEDAASEKQQLLDRIAELEESERSQAQKKDAENNAKEVEDLKLENIFLVERTKEVDELKSAVAKLAAEAKENESFKQKYKELRDVETYLTKQVSTAETIARQKDKKLKESENKINTLTEAVKDMEAKLEEHEQNKLYLDQLLAMLKDRDPTLLHVINTSLASSEQEEWC; encoded by the exons CCACAAGAAGATAAAAGATTTCACAACCTTGCTTTAGAGGTGTGGACAGAAGATGATTGTGTGGACTGGTTAGATTTCATTGGTTTGGGACATTTTGCAACAGAGTTCAGAG aGCATCATGTGGATGGAAGAGTCTTAAAAAACATCAATTTCCAGTTACTTG AGGAGATTGGCATTAATTCTCCTGATGAGCGTGAAGTTATCCTCTCTGAGATATACAGACGTTTCCACCCTGAAGAAGAGGACATGTTTGAAATGGAGATTCAAG GTGCTCTGCAGTCTGCCTCTGAGAAAGAGAAGATGAAAATTATGGCAGTCCTTAATGCTTTACGATCTCCAGCATTCCAAGCAGAACTTGGACTGGACACTTCCACAGGTTCTTCTTCACCTCACGGAAGTGAAGCAGGTTTTTATATGGGAGCAGAAACTGGGTCAATATCCAGTGGTGTCACAACAGGCAGTGAGGATCATTCTCAGGATATCAACATGCCTCCTCCACCGCCTCCACCCTCATGGTCACAgacagcaaagaaaacaaaaagcttGGGTAGAGAACTTGAT GACTATGAAATAATACCTAGGGCTGGGAAATCAAAGAAGCCTGGAAAGACCTCTAAAGACAAGGACAAGTCGGgagaaaaaagttcaaaaagtgAGAAGCATGGAcgcaaggaaaagaaacacaaaag GGTGACAAGACTTCTGGACAGCTTATCTCTAAGTACAAGTTCGTCCAAGCTGACCAAGCTCTTCCACCACTCGTCCTCGTCTTCCTCATCAGCGACAAAGAAACTCAATCCCACAATGCAGTATCTTCTGCAGGCTGGTCCCCAGGGATTGATTCGAATATGGCCGACAGCTCTCTCTGAGGAGATGAATTATTGCAGTTTCATGGTCAACATGACCACTACAAGTGCTGAGATTATCAAACTTGTCTTTGAGAAATACGAGTTAGTGGACGATCCACGGAGGTATTATGTTTGTGAAATGGGATTAGGAAAAGGAG GTTCACGCCATGATCTTACTGATGCAGATTGTCCTCTGTTACGTCAGTGTCGTTGGACTGATCCTGACAAACAGCGCTTTGAATTGAGGAGCAGAGATGAAGGAGTGATTAAG atgttgTTTGAACTCGAAGGGTACGAAGACGATTTAGACTACCGATCCATTCCCTTATCAGCCAAGACTCCATGTACAGAAGCGCTAGAACTGATTGTCAAGAAGTTTCAGTTGCCTGGGAAGGCTAACGAGTACTATTTGGTGGAAGTGTCTGAGGAATGTGAAG ATGATAGAGAGGAGGTAGCTGATCACGTATGCCCTCTGAGACTGCAAATGGCGTGGAGTGCACCCGATCACGTGTTCAGGCTTTGTAGACGACCAACAGATAGTTCAACTGAtgttaatgatgataataaagatACAGTTGATGGATG GATGACAGATGCTACTGAAGATGCCTCTCAAGAACCAGGCATTACCTCAGAAGTGTCTTCGGTTCGCGATGAAGACGAGCTGGAGTTTGCACCTGTCCCAGGAAGTGTAGAAGGGAACGAAATCAAGGAGGAAATCAGTGAGGATTTGATGGAGGGTTTGAACGAGCTGGATCAGGTCATCGACGAGGAATCCGAGGTGATCGCTTCTCAGGAGTTAGAGGCTGTCCGTCATGAGCTTGCCGCCAAAGAAGAGGAGTTGAAAGAGCTACGTTTACGAAGTGACACGCTTAATGAGAGAGAGGACGAACTGATAAGCTTGCGGCGAGAGAATGAGGAACTCAAAATGCGAAGCGTAGCGCGCGGCAAGCTGTCAGAGAAGGACGAGTCTTTGGTCGAGAAAGACCATGCGTTGGAGGAGCTTCGACAAGAGAATAAAGAATTGCGGAGAAGAATTGATGACCTCGAGGAAAAGCTTAAGAATGAAACGGCTTTGCGAGATCGCGAAATCGAAAGGCTTTACGCTCGAAACAACGAACTCTCGTCCAACGAAAAGGAGCTGGAGAATTTGAGACAGTTACGCGATACCTGTGATTCTCAAGAAAAGGAACTAGAGAAGCTAAGACTTATGAATCAAGAGTCCAGCTCTGGTCAAAATGAGCTTGCTTCGAGACTTGCAGAACTGAAGCAAAAGCACAATGAATTGTTAATGGAAGTAAATGAAATGGAGAAATTGAAGCAAGTTAACCGAGAACTCACTCGCAAAGTTGACGAGGGCGATATGTTTCGACAGGAGTTGGAGAAAAGCCAAGCACAGAAGAAAGAGTTGGTTGAGAAGTTGAAGGAGTTAGAGCGCGAGAGAAGAGAATCCAAAAAAGGTGAAAACGACAGAGTGGAAAACTTGAGACAGAAAAACCTAGAGGTAGCAGCTAAGAGCAAGGACGCAGAggagatgaaaacaaatattatcaAGTTGACCGCCCAGATGCGTGAAATGGAAAAACAGAGCCAAGAGAGGGCGAACAAGCTGCAGAAAGAGCTGGAGGATGCCGCTTCCGAGAAACAACAGCTGTTGGACAGGATAGCCGAGTTGGAAGAAAGCGAAAGGAGTCAGGCTCAAAAGAAAGATGCGGAGAACAACGCAAAGGAGGTTGAGGATTTAAAACTCGAGAACATCTTCTTGGTTGAAAGGACGAAAGAAGTCGATGAACTGAAGTCAGCTGTGGCCAAACTAGCGGCAGAAGCCAAGGAAAACGAGTCCTTTAAACAGAAGTACAAAGAGCTTCGTGATGTGGAGACT TATTTAACCAAACAGGTAAGCACCGCAGAAACAATTGCtcgacaaaaagacaaaaagctgAAGGAATCAGAAAACAAGATAAATACTTTG ACTGAAGCTGTAAAAGACATGGAAGCCAAGCTGGAGGAACATGAACAAAATAAGTTATACCTAGACCAGCTATTGGCCATGCTGAAGGACAGGGACCCCACCCTCTTGCACGTCATCAACACTTCGCTTGCGTCAAG tgaACAAGAGGAATGGTGCTGA